One Pongo abelii isolate AG06213 chromosome 12, NHGRI_mPonAbe1-v2.0_pri, whole genome shotgun sequence DNA segment encodes these proteins:
- the MATN3 gene encoding matrilin-3, giving the protein MPRPAPARRLPGLLLLLWPLLLLLLLLLLLPPAAPDPVARPGFRRLGTRGPGGSPGSRPSPAAPGGAPVSGASEPGRARGAGVCKSRPLDLVFIIDSSRSVRPLEFTKVKTFVSRIIDTLDIGPADTRVAVVNYASTVKIEFQLQTYTDKQSLKQAVGRITPLSTGTMSGLAIQTAMDEIFTVEAGARGPSSNIPKVAIIVTDGRPQDQVNEVAARAQASGIELYAVGVDRADMESLKMMASEPLEEHVFYVETYGVIEKLSSRFQETFCALDPCVLGTHQCQHVCISDGEGKHHCECSQGYTLNADKKTCSALDKCALNTHGCEHICVNDRSGSYHCECYEGYTLNEDRKTCSAQDKCALGTHGCQHICVNDRTGSHHCECYEGYTLNADNKTCSVRDKCALGSHGCQHICVSDGAASYHCDCYPGYTLNEDKKTCSAIEEARRLISTEDACGCEATLAFQDKVSSYLQRLNTKLDDMLEKLKVNEYGQIHR; this is encoded by the exons ATGCCGCGCCCGGCCCCCGCGCGCCGCCTCCCGGGACTTCTCCTGCTGCTCtggccgctgctgctgctgctgttgctgctgctgctgctgccccccGCCGCCCCCGACCCCGTGGCCCGCCCGGGCTTCCGAAGGCTGGGGACCCGAGGTCCCGGGGGCAGCCCTGGAAGCCGCCCCTCTCCTGCGGCTCCCGGCGGCGCGCCCGTTTCCGGGGCCAGCGAGCCTGGCCGCGCCCGCGGTGCAG GTGTTTGCAAGAGCAGACCCTTGGACCTAGTGTTTATCATTGATAGTTCTCGTAGCGTACGGCCCCTGGAATTCACCAAAGTGAAAACTTTTGTCTCCCGGATAATCGACACTCTGGACATTGGGCCAGCTGACACGCGGGTGGCAGTGGTGAACTATGCTAGCACTGTGAAGATCGAGTTCCAACTCCAGACCTACACAGATAAGCAGTCCCTGAAGCAGGCTGTGGGTCGAATCACACCCTTGTCAACAGGAACCATGTCAGGCCTAGCCATCCAGACAGCAATGGACGAAATCTTCACAGTGGAGGCAGGGGCTCGAGGGCCCTCTTCTAACATCCCTAAAGTGGCCATTATTGTGACAGATGGGAGGCCCCAGGACCAGGTGAATGAGGTGGCGGCTCGGGCCCAAGCATCTGGTATTGAGCTCTATGCTGTGGGCGTGGACCGGGCAGACATGGAGTCCCTCAAGATGATGGCCAGTGAGCCCCTAGAGGAGCATGTTTTCTACGTGGAGACCTATGGGGTCATTGAGAAACTTTCCTCTAGATTCCAGGAAACCTTCTGTG CGCTGGACCCCTGTGTGCTTGGAACACACCAGTGCCAGCACGTCTGCATCAGTGACGGGGAAGGCAAGCACCACTGTGAGTGTAGCCAAGGATACACCCTGAATGCCGACAAGAAAACGTGTTCAG CTCTTGATAAGTGTGCGCTTAACACCCATGGATGTGAGCACATCTGTGTGAACGACAGAAGTGGCTCTTACCATTGTGAGTGCTATGAAGGTTATACCTTGAATGAAGACAGGAAAACTTGTTCAG CTCAAGATAAATGTGCTTTGGGTACCCATGGGTGTCAGCACATTTGTGTGAATGACAGAACAGGGTCCCATCATTGTGAATGCTATGAGGGCTACACTCTGAACGCAGATAACAAAACATGTTCAG TCCGTGACAAGTGTGCCCTAGGCTCTCATGGTTGCCAGCACATTTGTGTGAGTGATGGGGCCGCATCCTACCACTGTGATTGCTATCCTGGCTACACCTTAAATGAGGATAAGAAAACATGTTCAG CCATTGAGGAAGCACGAAGACTCATTTCCACTGAAGATGCTTGTGGATGTGAAGCTACACTGGCATTCCAGGACAAGGTCAGCTCGTATCTTCAAAGACTGAACACTAAAC TTGATGACATGTTGGAGAAGTTGAAAGTAAATGAATACGGACAAATACATCGTTAA